In Oenanthe melanoleuca isolate GR-GAL-2019-014 chromosome 8, OMel1.0, whole genome shotgun sequence, a single genomic region encodes these proteins:
- the EXTL2 gene encoding exostosin-like 2 isoform X2, producing MMRCFHFCKLPGRVMGIRLLRLTSVVIIVLLLVAGALTALLPTIKDDKLPNSRREPKTQSQSALDSFTLIMQTYNRTDLLLKLLNHYQAIPHLHKVIVVWNNIGEKTPEEMWNSLGPHPVPVVFKVQSVNRMRNRLQNFPDLETKALSRRCTTINPVCFKWKKTLYVALQT from the exons ATGATGAG GTGTTTTCACTTCTGTAAGCTTCCAGGAAGAGTTATGGGAATCCGCCTACTACGCTTGACCTCTGTGGTGATCATCGTCTTGCTTCTTGTGGCAGGTGCTTTAACAGCTTTGCTTCCCACTATCAAAGATGACAAGTTGCCCAATTCAAGAAGGGAACCAAAAACCCAGAGTCAGTCTGCCTTGGATTCATTCACTCTTATTATGCAGACATACAATAGAACTGACTTACTGCTAAAGCTTTTAAATCATTATCAAGCAATCCCCCACCTACATAAAGTAATTGTTGTGTGGAACAACATTGGTGAGAAAACACCAGAGGAAATGTGGAATTCCTTGGggccccatcctgtccctgtggtCTTTAAAGTTCAATCTGTAAATCGTATGAGAAACAGACTGCAGAATTTCCCTGACCTGGAAACAAAAG CTCTTTCTAGGAGGTGTACAACAATAAATCCTGTTTGtttcaagtggaaaaaaaccctgtatgTTGCATTACAGACCTGA
- the EXTL2 gene encoding exostosin-like 2 isoform X1, translated as MMRCFHFCKLPGRVMGIRLLRLTSVVIIVLLLVAGALTALLPTIKDDKLPNSRREPKTQSQSALDSFTLIMQTYNRTDLLLKLLNHYQAIPHLHKVIVVWNNIGEKTPEEMWNSLGPHPVPVVFKVQSVNRMRNRLQNFPDLETKAVLMMDDDTLVSAHDLAFAFSVWQQFPEHIVGFVPRKHISTPSGVYSYGSFELQNPGFGNGDQYSMVLIGAAFFHSGYLKDFQQQPEAVYALIDETQNCDDIAMNFLVAKHTGKPSGVFVKPVDIRNLEKDTNSGYSGMWHRAEHLLQRSYCVNKLVNIYDGMPLKYSNIMISQFGFPNYANHKNKM; from the exons ATGATGAG GTGTTTTCACTTCTGTAAGCTTCCAGGAAGAGTTATGGGAATCCGCCTACTACGCTTGACCTCTGTGGTGATCATCGTCTTGCTTCTTGTGGCAGGTGCTTTAACAGCTTTGCTTCCCACTATCAAAGATGACAAGTTGCCCAATTCAAGAAGGGAACCAAAAACCCAGAGTCAGTCTGCCTTGGATTCATTCACTCTTATTATGCAGACATACAATAGAACTGACTTACTGCTAAAGCTTTTAAATCATTATCAAGCAATCCCCCACCTACATAAAGTAATTGTTGTGTGGAACAACATTGGTGAGAAAACACCAGAGGAAATGTGGAATTCCTTGGggccccatcctgtccctgtggtCTTTAAAGTTCAATCTGTAAATCGTATGAGAAACAGACTGCAGAATTTCCCTGACCTGGAAACAAAAG CTGTTTTAATGATGGATGATGACACACTAGTCAGTGCTCATGACCTTGCTTTTGCCTTTTCCGTTTGGCAG caatTTCCAGAGCATATCGTGGGATTTGTTCCTAGAAAGCACATTTCTACTCCTTCAGGCGTGTACAGTTATGGCAGCTTTGAATTGCAGAaccctggatttgggaatggagATCAGTATTCTATGGTGCTTATCGGTGCAGCATTTTTTCACAGTGGGTATTTAAAAGACTTTCAACAGCAGCCAGAAGCAGTTTATGCCTTAATAGATGAAACTCAAAATTGTGATGATATTGCCATGAATTTTCTGGTAGCCAAGCATACTGGAAAGCCTTCAGGAGTGTTTGTGAAGCCTGTTGACAtaagaaatttagaaaaagaCACTAACAGTGGCTATTCTGGAATGTGGCACCGAGCAGAGCATTTGTTACAGAGATCCTACTGTGTAAATAAACTGGTTAATATTTATGATGGCATGCCCTTAAAATATTCTAATATCATGATTTCTCAGTTTGGTTTTCCTAATTATGCcaatcacaaaaataaaatgtaa